The window CGCATTGATGAGCGGTGCTTCCGATACTGTATTCTTCAGCTTTGACGCACCTCTTGCTAAGGATCCTGACTTACTGATGAATGAAGATATCTCTGAATTCATGTCGGGCAGCTTAGGAGAGCTTATCAAGGTAGATGCACAGAATTACTATGCTATCTACACTGCTGGTGAGGGTAATGGTACTCCGCAGGCTATGTTCAGAAACATTATTGCCGCTTCTACTTACGGTTCTGATACCCTGGATAGTGTAATGGTGCAGCTGTACCGTGTAGACAATATTGCGCCGGTAGCGGATGTATCTTACTCAGAACAATTAGTAAATGACAGCACAGTTGTTACCGTTACTGTAACCTTTAGTGAAGCCGTTACTTTTGCAAACAGAGCTGACAGTGCTTTATATGTTACATTCTCCGGTGCAGGTGTTGAAACAGAGAGAGATACACTGGTTCAGTCTTCCGACGATCCTTTGGTATATACTTATGAGTACACGGTAAATGGGGAAGGGAACGGAACGGTAGATGTTGAATTTGAAAACATCATGGACCAGGCCGGAAACCCACTTACCATTGTGAATTACGAGTCCGAACTGATGGTTGATAACTTCAGACCTGTAGTGCTGGGAACGGCCATGGCTAATGGTAGCTCAGCTATCATAAGTATATCCGCCAACGAGGCAGCAACAGGTATGTACCTGATTCTGGATAGCGAGGAAGATGCTCCGGAAGATGCTGAAGCCTTCATGGAAATGTCGGGTGTTGCCTCTGGTTCCTTAGAGCTTAATGCTATTACCCCGAAAAGGACTACTGTTGGCCTTACTTCCGGAGAATATGTTGTTTACTTCCTGGCTCAGGACAGAGCTGGTAATTACAGCACAATTCAGGATACCAGCTTAACAATTCAGTAGTGAATTGTCTGTCAACAGAAGACAATAATTATCAATGTTTTTAATTACAACATTGTTTAAGTTCTGATTTAGAAGAGATTGCCTCCCTGAGGCAATCTCTTTTTTTATAAGTAAGGCTGAGGATTCGCCCTCCTTTAATCAGGATTGGCCAGGTTTAGAAATAGTTTCAGCTTTATAAATTTCACTCCTGCTGAATCAACCATATTATTGCGAAAATTTCTTAATTTAGGTCAGGTTTGATAATGTTAATTTTTACATGCCTGATGTATTGGCTCCAGCATCAGCAATTTTTATCAGCTAATATTATCTCAATCTCTTCAGCAAAAGGAGAACGCTTTTCATGAAAAACCGCCTTTTATTAATAGTTTGTTTGTTTGCCACCGCTACGCTCCAATTAAAAGCGCAGGGAATCAGGAACATCAGGATAAGTGATGAAGCGAATGGCAAAATGCTGACTGCCTTTTTGCAGGAGATAGAAAAGGAACATAAGCTGGATTTTATTTTCAATGATGCAGATATTGCCCCGCTTGTAGTTTCAGGAATAACAGATGGAATGTTTTTGAACAGTTATCTGGAGGTGCTTTTGGGCCAGTATGATCTTCAGCTGGTGAGAGCCCGTACCAATGTCTTTTTCATTCTTAACAAAGCTCAGAAAACACAATTCGAGCAGAAGAATCAAAGTTATTTAATACTCACCAAACAACAATCTAAAGAACAGCTCCTCAGGGGAGTGCTGAAAGATGCCGAAAGCAGGGAGCCTGTTATTGGGGCCCGTGTTGTGATTCCAAAAACAGGGGCAGGTGTTTTAACAGATGTAAATGGTAGTTTTCAGCTAACTACCCCAGCAGGGGTGCAGGAGCTTGAAATTAGCTATGTTGGTTATGAAACAGCCTCTTATTTAGTAGGATTTAGTCCTTTGATAGAAACAAGTACGCTTAGCATTAGCCTGCAAGCTGCTGAAACAGAGCTGGAGGGTGTAACCATCACGGCAGAAAGAGAAGATAATAACATACAGAGCGTGGTGCCCGGCATTCAAAGAATGGGCATAGAAGCCATTAAACAATTACCTACTTTTTTGGGAGAAGTAGATCCAGTAAAAAGTATGACAACGCTTCCGGGTGTAAGCACGGTTGGCGAGCTTTCTTCCGGCTTTAACGTACGTGGCGGCGAAACAGGGCAGAATCTGATCCTGCAGGATGGTGCCGTTATCTATAATCCAACCCACCTTTTCGGCTTTTTCTCAGCCTTCAATCCTGATATTGTAAATGATGTGGCCCTGTACAAAGGTGGGGGCCCGGCAGCCTTTGGGGGGCGCGTATCCTCTGTTCTGGATGTAAAGCTTAGAAATGGCGATGCTGGCAGGCATACCATAAAGGGAGGAGTGGGCCTGGTTTCCAGCAGACTTGGGCTGGAAGGACCCATCATCAAAAATAAAGCTTCCTATATAATAGGAGGCAGGGCTTCTCACAGCAACTGGCTTTTAAAAGCAACTGATAATATACAGCTGCAAAACAGCTCTGCCAGTTTTTATGATGTTACAGCCAAAACATTTTTCCGCCTCAACGAAAATAATTACCTGAGCTTTACCGCTTACAAAAGCAACGACAGCTTTCGTTTTGCCTCCGACACAACCTTTAGCTGGGGCACAACAAACGCCTCTCTCAGGTGGGACCATACCTTCAGAGATAATCTTTTCAGTGGATTAACCCTTGCTTTCAGTGATTACCATAGCAGTGTTGCCGATGATAATGAAATAGATGCTCATACTTATAAGAATGGAATAAAAAATATCAGACTGCATTACGATATAGGGAATAAAACCCGTGAATGGCTGCAATACAACTTTGGCCTGGAAGTAAATGGTACCCTGCTGGAACCGGGAGAGCTAAAGCCTGATCTGGAGGGGGGGAATGTATTTGCGGTAGATCTGAATGACCAGACTGTACTGGAAACTGCTGTTTACTGGCAGGGCGATTTTAACCTGTCACAGAAGTGGGCATTATCTGCGGGGCTCAGATACTCCCATTTTTTAAGGCTGGGACAGGACCAGATTTATATTTTTGATTACAACAACATCAGGGGCCGGTATCCGGCAATTACAGATAGCATACATTATGGCAGTGGAGAGCTTATCACTGACTATGGTGGTTTTGAGCCCCGGCTTTCTGTACGGTACCTGCTCAATAGCAGTACTTCCATAAAATCAAGCTATTACCGCACCTATCAGTACCTGCACCTCATATCGAACACAACCTCTGCCACCCCGCAGGATTACTGGGTGGCCAGCGGCCCTTACCTGGAGCCGGCAATTAGCGACCAGGTGTCGCTGGGGGTTTTCAAAAACCTGCTTGAAAACAGCTATGAGTTTTCAGTAGAAGGCTTCTACCGGAAAATGACCAATGCAGTAGACTATATTGAGGGTGCTGATATAACATTGAACAAGGCACTGGAAGCAGGGTTGGTGAGCGGAGAAGGGCGCGCTTATGGTGTGGAATTACTGGCCCGTAAAAACAGTGGCAGGTTTGAAGGCTGGGTAGCCTACACCTATTCCAGAAGTTTAAGGAGATTTTCCGCCAATGAAAACGGATTACAGAAAATAAATGGTGGCGACTATTATCCCACCCAGTTTGATCAGCCACACAACCTGTCAGTTATTCTAAACTATAAACTAGGGGCCAGGGCAACATTCTCGAGCAACTTTAGCTATAGCACGGGCAGACCCATTACAATCCCTGTTTCTAAATTCAGTTATGATGCCTACTTAGCTGTATTAAATTATTCTGAAAGACACGAATACAGAATTCCTGATTACCACCGCCTGGATCTTTCCCTGACCATAGAGGGAAAGGCCCGGAAAAGCACCCGCTTTAGAGGAGACTGGGTATTTTCGGTGTACAATGTTTACAGCAGAGACAATGTCTACTCAATTTTCTTCACTAAATGGGGTAACGCCAGAAAGCTCTCCATTCTGGGGAGTGCTTTTCCTTCTGTTAACTATAACTTCAGATTCTAATGGTCAGATCAATTATAAGGCTGGTGCTAATTGCCTGCATGTTAACAGGCTGTATTGAGCCATATACATTTGTTATTGAGAATAACTATCCTACACTGGTCGTGGAAGGATTCATTTCTGATGTTTCCTATAACGAAACAGTTGGCTATCCTTCTGATGGTCGTTACTTTACGGTAATCTTACGCTACACCAGCGATGTAAGTGCTACGATAGACAAATTAGCAGAAAACGCGTCCGTGACCTTGATATCTGATTCGGGAGAACGATGGATATATTCACAATCCCCCCGGAAGCCAGGTCATTATTTTTTGGATAACAAAGATTTTAAGGCCAGGGCTGGAACCGAATATAAGCTTCAGATAAGCCTTGCAGATGGAAAATCATATGAATCTGGCTGGGAAAAACTGCCTGAGAATGCCACAGATGCCATTGGTGCCATAGATTTTGAGGAAACAAGCAAACAGGTATATGAGGT of the Flammeovirgaceae bacterium 311 genome contains:
- a CDS encoding TonB-dependent receptor plug (COG1629 Outer membrane receptor proteins, mostly Fe transport), producing MKNRLLLIVCLFATATLQLKAQGIRNIRISDEANGKMLTAFLQEIEKEHKLDFIFNDADIAPLVVSGITDGMFLNSYLEVLLGQYDLQLVRARTNVFFILNKAQKTQFEQKNQSYLILTKQQSKEQLLRGVLKDAESREPVIGARVVIPKTGAGVLTDVNGSFQLTTPAGVQELEISYVGYETASYLVGFSPLIETSTLSISLQAAETELEGVTITAEREDNNIQSVVPGIQRMGIEAIKQLPTFLGEVDPVKSMTTLPGVSTVGELSSGFNVRGGETGQNLILQDGAVIYNPTHLFGFFSAFNPDIVNDVALYKGGGPAAFGGRVSSVLDVKLRNGDAGRHTIKGGVGLVSSRLGLEGPIIKNKASYIIGGRASHSNWLLKATDNIQLQNSSASFYDVTAKTFFRLNENNYLSFTAYKSNDSFRFASDTTFSWGTTNASLRWDHTFRDNLFSGLTLAFSDYHSSVADDNEIDAHTYKNGIKNIRLHYDIGNKTREWLQYNFGLEVNGTLLEPGELKPDLEGGNVFAVDLNDQTVLETAVYWQGDFNLSQKWALSAGLRYSHFLRLGQDQIYIFDYNNIRGRYPAITDSIHYGSGELITDYGGFEPRLSVRYLLNSSTSIKSSYYRTYQYLHLISNTTSATPQDYWVASGPYLEPAISDQVSLGVFKNLLENSYEFSVEGFYRKMTNAVDYIEGADITLNKALEAGLVSGEGRAYGVELLARKNSGRFEGWVAYTYSRSLRRFSANENGLQKINGGDYYPTQFDQPHNLSVILNYKLGARATFSSNFSYSTGRPITIPVSKFSYDAYLAVLNYSERHEYRIPDYHRLDLSLTIEGKARKSTRFRGDWVFSVYNVYSRDNVYSIFFTKWGNARKLSILGSAFPSVNYNFRF